In one Accipiter gentilis chromosome 4, bAccGen1.1, whole genome shotgun sequence genomic region, the following are encoded:
- the HNRNPA2B1 gene encoding heterogeneous nuclear ribonucleoproteins A2/B1 isoform X1 → MPRGDRESDWREKEQFRKLFIGGLSFETTEESLRSYYEQWGKLTDCVVMRDPASKRSRGFGFVTFSSMAEVDAAMAARPHTIDGRVVEPKRAVAREESGKPGAHVTVKKLFVGGIKEDTEEHHLRDYFEEYGKIDTIEIITDRQSGKKRGFGFVTFDDHDPVDKIVLQKYHTINGHNAEVRKALSRQEMQEVQNSRSGRGGNFGFGDARGGGGNFGPGPGSNFRGGAGKTDGYGSGRGFGDGYNGYGGGPGGGNFGGSPGYGGGRGGYGGGGPGYGNQGGGYGGGYDNYGGGNYGSGNYNDFGNYNQQPSNYGPMKSGNFGGSRNMGGPYGGGNYGPGGSGGSGGYGGRSRY, encoded by the exons ATGCCTCGCGGCGACAGAGAAAGCGACTGG AGGGAAAAGGAGCAGTTCCGCAAACTGTTTATTGGTGGCTTAAGCTTTGAAACAACAGAGGAAAGCTTGAGAAGTTACTATGAGCAATGGGGAAAGCTTACAGACTGTGTG GTAATGAGGGATCCTGCAAGCAAAAGATcaagggggtttggttttgtaacATTCTCCTCCATGGCTGAAGTTGATGCAGCTATGGCTGCAAGACCTCACACGATTGATGGAAGGGTGGTTGAGCCCAAGAGAGCTGTGGCTAGAGAG gaatctGGAAAACCTGGTGCTCATGTTACTGTGAAAAAATTATTTGTTGGTGGTATTAAGGAGGACACTGAAGAGCACCACCTTCGTGACTACTTTGAGGAATATGGAAAAATTGACACTATTGAAATCATTACTGACAGACAGTCTGGTAAAAAGAGAGGGTTTGGATTTGTTACATTTGATGACCATGATCCTGTGGATAAAATTGTAT TGCAGAAGTATCACACCATTAATGGCCATAATGCAGAAGTAAGGAAAGCTCTCTCTAGACAGGAAATGCAGGAGGTTCAAAAttcaaggagtgggagaggag GGAACTTCGGTTTTGGTGATGCACGTGGAGGTGGTGGCAACTTTGGTCCAGGACCTGGCAGCAATTTCAGAGGGGGAGCTGGTAAGACAG atGGATATGGAAGTGGCCGCGGATTTGGTGATGGGTATAATGGATATGGTGGAGGACCTGGAG GTGGCAACTTTGGTGGCAGTCCTGGTTacggaggaggaagaggaggatatGGTGGAGGAGGACCTGGATATGGCAACCAGGGTGGGGGCTATGGAGGTGGCTATGACAACTATGGAGGAG GCAATTACGGAAGTGGAAACTATAATGATTTTGGAAACTACAACCAACAACCTTCAAATTATGGTCCAATGAAAAGTGGAAATTTTGGTGGCAGCAGGAACATGGGGGGACCATATGGTGGAG GAAACTATGGTCCAGGGGGCAGTGGAGGAAGTGGTGGATATGGAGGGAGGAGCCGTTATTGA
- the HNRNPA2B1 gene encoding heterogeneous nuclear ribonucleoproteins A2/B1 isoform X3, with translation MKNMREKEQFRKLFIGGLSFETTEESLRSYYEQWGKLTDCVVMRDPASKRSRGFGFVTFSSMAEVDAAMAARPHTIDGRVVEPKRAVAREESGKPGAHVTVKKLFVGGIKEDTEEHHLRDYFEEYGKIDTIEIITDRQSGKKRGFGFVTFDDHDPVDKIVLQKYHTINGHNAEVRKALSRQEMQEVQNSRSGRGGNFGFGDARGGGGNFGPGPGSNFRGGAGKTDGYGSGRGFGDGYNGYGGGPGGGNFGGSPGYGGGRGGYGGGGPGYGNQGGGYGGGYDNYGGGNYGSGNYNDFGNYNQQPSNYGPMKSGNFGGSRNMGGPYGGGNYGPGGSGGSGGYGGRSRY, from the exons ATGAAGAATATG AGGGAAAAGGAGCAGTTCCGCAAACTGTTTATTGGTGGCTTAAGCTTTGAAACAACAGAGGAAAGCTTGAGAAGTTACTATGAGCAATGGGGAAAGCTTACAGACTGTGTG GTAATGAGGGATCCTGCAAGCAAAAGATcaagggggtttggttttgtaacATTCTCCTCCATGGCTGAAGTTGATGCAGCTATGGCTGCAAGACCTCACACGATTGATGGAAGGGTGGTTGAGCCCAAGAGAGCTGTGGCTAGAGAG gaatctGGAAAACCTGGTGCTCATGTTACTGTGAAAAAATTATTTGTTGGTGGTATTAAGGAGGACACTGAAGAGCACCACCTTCGTGACTACTTTGAGGAATATGGAAAAATTGACACTATTGAAATCATTACTGACAGACAGTCTGGTAAAAAGAGAGGGTTTGGATTTGTTACATTTGATGACCATGATCCTGTGGATAAAATTGTAT TGCAGAAGTATCACACCATTAATGGCCATAATGCAGAAGTAAGGAAAGCTCTCTCTAGACAGGAAATGCAGGAGGTTCAAAAttcaaggagtgggagaggag GGAACTTCGGTTTTGGTGATGCACGTGGAGGTGGTGGCAACTTTGGTCCAGGACCTGGCAGCAATTTCAGAGGGGGAGCTGGTAAGACAG atGGATATGGAAGTGGCCGCGGATTTGGTGATGGGTATAATGGATATGGTGGAGGACCTGGAG GTGGCAACTTTGGTGGCAGTCCTGGTTacggaggaggaagaggaggatatGGTGGAGGAGGACCTGGATATGGCAACCAGGGTGGGGGCTATGGAGGTGGCTATGACAACTATGGAGGAG GCAATTACGGAAGTGGAAACTATAATGATTTTGGAAACTACAACCAACAACCTTCAAATTATGGTCCAATGAAAAGTGGAAATTTTGGTGGCAGCAGGAACATGGGGGGACCATATGGTGGAG GAAACTATGGTCCAGGGGGCAGTGGAGGAAGTGGTGGATATGGAGGGAGGAGCCGTTATTGA
- the HNRNPA2B1 gene encoding heterogeneous nuclear ribonucleoproteins A2/B1 isoform X2 — protein MPRGDRESDWREKEQFRKLFIGGLSFETTEESLRSYYEQWGKLTDCVVMRDPASKRSRGFGFVTFSSMAEVDAAMAARPHTIDGRVVEPKRAVAREESGKPGAHVTVKKLFVGGIKEDTEEHHLRDYFEEYGKIDTIEIITDRQSGKKRGFGFVTFDDHDPVDKIVLQKYHTINGHNAEVRKALSRQEMQEVQNSRSGRGGNFGFGDARGGGGNFGPGPGSNFRGGADGYGSGRGFGDGYNGYGGGPGGGNFGGSPGYGGGRGGYGGGGPGYGNQGGGYGGGYDNYGGGNYGSGNYNDFGNYNQQPSNYGPMKSGNFGGSRNMGGPYGGGNYGPGGSGGSGGYGGRSRY, from the exons ATGCCTCGCGGCGACAGAGAAAGCGACTGG AGGGAAAAGGAGCAGTTCCGCAAACTGTTTATTGGTGGCTTAAGCTTTGAAACAACAGAGGAAAGCTTGAGAAGTTACTATGAGCAATGGGGAAAGCTTACAGACTGTGTG GTAATGAGGGATCCTGCAAGCAAAAGATcaagggggtttggttttgtaacATTCTCCTCCATGGCTGAAGTTGATGCAGCTATGGCTGCAAGACCTCACACGATTGATGGAAGGGTGGTTGAGCCCAAGAGAGCTGTGGCTAGAGAG gaatctGGAAAACCTGGTGCTCATGTTACTGTGAAAAAATTATTTGTTGGTGGTATTAAGGAGGACACTGAAGAGCACCACCTTCGTGACTACTTTGAGGAATATGGAAAAATTGACACTATTGAAATCATTACTGACAGACAGTCTGGTAAAAAGAGAGGGTTTGGATTTGTTACATTTGATGACCATGATCCTGTGGATAAAATTGTAT TGCAGAAGTATCACACCATTAATGGCCATAATGCAGAAGTAAGGAAAGCTCTCTCTAGACAGGAAATGCAGGAGGTTCAAAAttcaaggagtgggagaggag GGAACTTCGGTTTTGGTGATGCACGTGGAGGTGGTGGCAACTTTGGTCCAGGACCTGGCAGCAATTTCAGAGGGGGAGCTG atGGATATGGAAGTGGCCGCGGATTTGGTGATGGGTATAATGGATATGGTGGAGGACCTGGAG GTGGCAACTTTGGTGGCAGTCCTGGTTacggaggaggaagaggaggatatGGTGGAGGAGGACCTGGATATGGCAACCAGGGTGGGGGCTATGGAGGTGGCTATGACAACTATGGAGGAG GCAATTACGGAAGTGGAAACTATAATGATTTTGGAAACTACAACCAACAACCTTCAAATTATGGTCCAATGAAAAGTGGAAATTTTGGTGGCAGCAGGAACATGGGGGGACCATATGGTGGAG GAAACTATGGTCCAGGGGGCAGTGGAGGAAGTGGTGGATATGGAGGGAGGAGCCGTTATTGA